A window of Gammaproteobacteria bacterium contains these coding sequences:
- a CDS encoding LemA family protein: MDVTLYIILALLAAVLVYAVILFNNLVSLKHAVAKAWSNIDVLLKQRHDELPKLVETCKQYMQYEQDTLERVIAARGAVAAAREKADVAALGPAETLLRGGLGQLFALAESYPELKANESFQHLEARITGLENTIADRRELYNESVNNNNVRIEQFPDVILARLFNFKPFELLQFSEEEKQDVDVKALFA; encoded by the coding sequence GTGGACGTCACCCTCTACATCATACTTGCCCTGCTGGCGGCCGTGCTGGTTTACGCCGTCATCCTCTTCAACAATCTGGTCAGCCTGAAACACGCTGTGGCCAAGGCCTGGTCCAACATTGACGTGCTGCTCAAACAACGTCACGACGAACTGCCCAAGTTGGTCGAAACCTGCAAACAATACATGCAGTACGAACAAGACACCCTGGAACGGGTCATCGCCGCCCGCGGCGCCGTGGCCGCCGCCCGCGAAAAGGCCGATGTGGCCGCCCTGGGGCCGGCGGAAACCTTGCTGCGCGGTGGCCTGGGACAGTTGTTCGCCCTGGCGGAGTCTTATCCGGAACTCAAAGCCAACGAGAGTTTCCAGCATCTGGAGGCACGCATCACCGGCCTGGAAAACACCATTGCCGATCGCCGCGAACTCTACAACGAAAGCGTGAACAACAACAATGTGCGCATCGAGCAGTTTCCCGATGTGATTCTGGCGCGCCTGTTTAATTTCAAGCCCTTCGAGCTGTTGCAGTTCAGCGAGGAAGAAAAGCAAGACGTGGATGTCAAGGCGCTGTTTGCCTGA